CTATGTGACTATTGTAGAACCatgattttagtttaaaaatgttaCCCTACCTTTTCTCCAGGACTTAACGTTGTTAGGATGTTTATCATCCATAGTCTCTTTTTTTATGTCTCTTGAGTCACTTGTCGGAGATGACCAAAAAAGGAAAGTTAGTTGGGGACCAGAACTAGAGATTTAGTTTAGATAACCAGTTCTAGGAgattaaaattactttataaaaaatggTGGATATTAAATGCCAGGTAGAAATTACTGATTTTGTACAAGTTTCTGTTTTATAtagttcctttgtctttttttattttaattttaattaatttattatatatatatatttaatatatagttcCTTTGTACTTCCCTCCCCGCTGTGTGATGGGTTACTCCATTGATGGAGTTACCCTAGATATGCCCTTCAAGCTTGTTAGGTTGGGGATCCTTGTTAGGTTGTTTCATGTATAACTGTACGGGGTCTTTTCCCTTCAAAATTTTATGAACTTTATAAAgggttttttattctttgaaaatcttACCTAGAATTGAGAACTTTGTGGAATCAAGGCCTTAGTGGATTAAGGTCCTAAGAGAGGAGCCTTCGGGAGGGAATGGAAGTACTTAGAGCCCATGAAtattggtcttttaaaatttataatgaattttaGGCATCTGCCATGCCTATGACTTAGTGACCATCTCACCTTAAGAGTCAACCTTAAAGGTGTTTTGGCCTCTATTCCAATAACTTCTGTAGGATGATTTATCTTACCTTTCACAGACCAGCATTTTTGGAGCAAATGTCTTAAGAACAAATGAAGGAGAATGACGTGTGTTATctagaaagaagaagagaggatggAGACGTGATACAAGTActaagcatttttatatttttgcagagAAAGCCATTGGCAGCAGAGATTCGAATCTCCCTTCCATAGTTGTTGCTGGGAATTGGCTGCTTTGCCAGGGACTGCTTTCCCACCAACCTGACTTTAGGTAGGGTCATATGACAAGTTTTTGCCAATAGGATATGACTGGAAGTATTTCTTCTGGGCCAAGATGCTTAAGGGACCCCTGTACCTCCATTCTCTTTCTGTGGCAGCTTGGGAAACCaagtgtggatttttaaaagattaaaaaaaaatctttttaaaaaaggaaagggaacagGTATTGCTAagattcttaatttttcaaaaatattttatttatttattcttgagagacagagagggagagagagagacacaggcagagggagaagcaggctccatgcaggaagcctgatgtgagactcgatcccaggactccaggattacgccctgggctgaaggcagacgctcaaccactgagccacccaggtgtcccaagataagattctttaaatgattataaattattttaggttttaattaGGCTCCTTTTTACTGGGTCGCGTCTCCAGGAACAGATGAAATTCTCAGATTTATTTGATTGTTTTGAAGGTTTCTGTGGGAGGAGTATTAAGGCTTAATTTATATAGGACTATAGTACTTAATTAGCTACAAAGGGCTTAGGGTCCAAGCTTTCACTTATGACTGTGTTCACTGATTCACCCTTGCTCACCTATGTTCCAGACATCGGGGTCAAAAATCTGATTGGCAGTATTagaaagttttttatttgtttccaaacTTGGAGAAATGAACTTTGGAAGATTAAATGGCTCTGAAATGAAGCAGATCAGAAGTTAGAGAAGCAGGGTAGaaacttccttttgtttttcattcctcTCATTTGGCTAAGATTTCCGTAGTTAGGAAATGTGAAGGACACGGGGCGATAGCACTTGATGCCACTTATCtgctcctcaaaaaaaaaacaaaacaaaacccacttaCCATCATCTACAGCAGTTCTGTTGACACAGTTAACCTCATGTTCCTTGAGCCTTTTGATGGGGACCACATGGCAAGCATTATATTTGCAGTTAGCCATCTTTTTAGCTATCTTCggatttttctaaaagaaaaaaagctcattAAATGGCTATTATACAATGCCTGTGTTCCACCCTCCATTCCTTTCTGGAAATGCTTAAGACAAACCATTTCCAACATTAAGAACTGCTAAGTGCTATGTATGGTCAGAagcttgttcttcttcttcttcttcttcttcttcttcttcttcttcttcttcttcttcttttaatctttaacattttctgagcttatttttctccctccagtgagttaacatttttttttaaagattttatttatttatttattcatgagagacacagagagaggcagagacacaggcagacggagaagcaggctctgtgtaaggagcctgatgtgggactcgatcctgggactccaagatcacaccctgggctgaaggcaagatgctcaaccattgagccaaccagggatctccaacattttttttttttataaggaaaacTTACCTTTCTACATGATGCCAGGTGGTACTGTAACCTGCTGACTGGCATCCTGTGGCTTGGGTCATAAGGACATATTTCCAAGGCTTCTGTCTCCATGAGGCCTAAATAGTAGGAACCGTGGGTTGGCAAAGAAAATATTGACATTTGACATCAGGTAGTTTTGACACAGGCCTACTACTGTTTTCAAAAGAAGAGTGAGAGGTGTGGGTATCTCACCATGAAGGTTTTGGATGACTAAAGCAGTAGCCTAGTCAGTTAGATAATAGGGGAAGTGCTTATATGCCTTGGAAAACCAAAACTTAAcctttgtacatatattttagtCTAATAGGTTGTTTTGGATAGAATTCTTTGCCCCCAGACAGAGTACGGAACAGGCGAGGCTCCTTGGAAAGCTCACAGTACTGGGGCAAGATGAAATTCGACGCTATCAGCTTGAGTGTTGAGAAAGCAAGACTGGGGCAGCCGTTTCCTTTCCTGTTCAGCGTTGCTCCTTCTCATCTCTTTGCCAAATGTGTCTAAATTAAGCTCTTTACTAGACAAGGATGCTACTTGTCAGATCAGCATAGCCACTTTTGGGGAGAGGGGATCGGAAGAATGAACAGTACCATGTTTGAGTCCAGGCTACCTTATAATTATCTGAGAACGCCAGTCTGGAGTCTCTAAAGTTGTAGGTATTAACATATGAAGACTCCCAGAAGTGAACTAAGAATACACCATCTCGAATCTGCCACATTCTCCTGCCAATAGGAGGCCTACTTTCCCTTATGGCTAGCTGCCTTTAGCTGTCCTAGCAGACATTCACTTCAAGGACTCCCAAGTTTCCAGGCAACAGCTACAGCTGAGATTTCTGCAGAGCAGGGACAGCATAGTCTGATGGGGGGAAAAAGATCAAGGCAGACTGGCATAAGCACTAAGGATAGAAAAGTGCCTAGAATAGCCCATTTCAATTCTGCTTTGCATCATGCCTAGGGCATAGACAAAGGGCACAGAGCTAGACTGTTAAATGTCAGATTTTCCTGAGGGCATTTAGATGATTAAGTCCAGGGATTTAGACTCAGGTATCTTTTAAGAACACAAGCCAGGGTGGCTCTTTAAAGCTCCCACTGCATATTAATGATAATATTAGAGCCGCAAATGCTTGTTATTAAAGTGAATTGGCTTTCTGGAAAATAAAGGTTGCGTATAATCCAACATTGCGTAGGTATCTTCAGATTCTTAAAGATAATGGAAGAAGAGCTTTCATGCCGAAATGTTGTCGCCAAATAACCCCAAACCCCTCTTTTAGCCAGCAGCCGAGGGAAGTATGAAGTGTGGTCAGACTGATAAGGCTGGGCTTAGTAACAGAGCGCTTCAGAATAGGCAGCGAGAATTGACGGCCTTGGGTCACTCACCTCATTATCCATAGCTGGATGTCCCAGGTGGGAGGCCAAGACTAGCACGGAGGCCGTTTGGTTTAATACGTGTTagaattatatggtctcattcatttggggaatatgaaaaatagtgaaagggcataaaggggaaaggagaaaaaatgagtgggaactatcaaaaaaggagacagaacatgaagactcctaactccgggaaacgaactaggggtggtggaaggggaggagggcggggggtgggggtgactgggtgacgggcactgaggggggcactcgacgggatgagcactgggtgttattctatatgttggcaagttgaacaccaataaaaaataaattcataaaaaaaataatacgtGTTAGACTTGGCAAGAGCATCCTAGCCTTGATGCTACCTTGACAGTTGAACCACGTCTAAAGTCTCTTGAGACCTACCTTATTCTTGAAGCGGCGTCtctcaagaatttaaaaagaagtgtcTGGATCTGAAGAGGGAAACGATCCCTTCTGTAGGTCAAAACGAGGCGAACAGCCAACGTTTGGGGAGGGGGCAAGCAGCGTACCTTTGTCAAGTGATGTGAGTCCACTTTCTGCTCAAGCTACTCAATTCCTCTTCTCCCACCATATGGTCTGTGGTTTCTCAGAGGCTTGGAAGTTCCTGATGTCACAGTTAAGTCCCGAAGTGGTGTTTCAGTCTTGGTTGTGGGTGAGAGTCCCGGGGTAGTTTTAAAGTGACAGATTTTATGGAACTAGTGGATCAGAATCTTCACAAATGGGGTCTGGCTAactgtggctttatttatttatttttttaaaaaatattttatttacttattcatagacacagagagagaggcagagacacaggcagagggagagggagacgcaggctccatgcagggagcccgatgcgggactcgatcccgggtctccaggatcacaccccaggctgcaggcggcgccaaaccgctgcgccaccggggctgccctaactgTGGCTTTAAAAGAGTTCCACAGGGGATTCTGATTTGTAGCCAGGGTTACTAGGCCCCCTCGGGGGCAGTTCGGCCGTCCTCGGGAGGTTCCTTCCAGTTTCCAGGAAGAACCGCTGCGTGATCTTTCCAGCGAAGTTTCTCTAAGGACTACCCGTTGGAATGATTAGTCCCGTCTTAAACCTGGCCTTTTCCTTTATGGGGTGCCAAGTAGAATTTCAGAGGAAGTGCATTAGCTCACTacatactaaaaaaaacaaaacaaaacaaaacaaaaccaaattttaCTTTCGTTCTGGCATTCTGAATCCAGTGTACCAGGCCTCGAGCTGAATGTTTATAAACGCCGGATCATATGACCACTTCTGCAGGTGTACGGGGGATTCCCACTGTTTTATAGGTTAGGAGACCAACTCAGTGGTGACAGACAATCCTACAGTTACAAAGCTAGCACAGGTTTGAGGagcattattaatattatttgatgtaatacatgtaaagcacttaaagtACCCGGTACATGGTAAATAGGCCGTCGCTTCGTATGTAGGTAAGTTATTTAATACACACAGTAGCTGCATGTGATAGGAACTATCATCGATATCATCTTCAGTTTGCAGGCAGGGAACCTGGATCAGAGCTGCCAAGTGATAGAGTTGGGATGTGGACTCAAGCTTTCTGGCTCCAGACCTGGGCTCTTTGCCTTTAAGTCATAAGGCCTAGTGCGCTGGACTCAGCGGTATTCAAGCACAAAATTCTGCCTGATGTCAAAATGTAGGCTCTTCCCACAGAACAAGTATAAGGAAATGAGTTTTTTCAGGCTCCAGCAATCTTACAGTCCGGCTGAGGGGACAGTATAATACGAAACAGGCATGGAAAGGCGGGGCCTAATGGTAGGGACCAAGTCCTGTTGGAGTTCACAAGGGCCCGGCTTTGGACTCTTTGAACCAGATCCAGATGATTGGCTAGGATTTGGGTCAGCAAGAGGGAAAGCACGAGTGAGGAAAGTCTACGTTCACAGTAGACCAGGTTGGTCTCTGCCAGGTTGGGAAGGATGTATTAGGGAACAGGAGAAAACTAGATCAGCTTCGTGGGGAGAGTCTTCAACAAAAGTTACAGCAGGATAAGAAATACAAGAGAAAACGGTCCCGTAGAACTACACTCACCTGCACGAAGGCTGCTGCTGTACCACCGCTCCGCCGCCGACGTGTGCGTTTCTCACCGCCTGCTCCTACTGTCCCCCATCAACGTGGAAGAGCAACAGAAACCCCACAGATGCCTCTAGTAGGACCTGGGTTCCTTTGATAACAGCAGGTGATTCAAATCCTTGAGGCCAACACCACCTATGGCAGGCCTCTAGCTTTCTCGGGGCTCTATCCGGTGAATAAACTGGAAGGCAGATTCCATTCTCCAAACGTGTGAAGTTCCCATTAGAGGTGTTTGAGATTTTTGACTGTTAAGCACTGCCGTCTTCTTGCTTCTGTAAAAGATACGTTCTCTT
This genomic interval from Vulpes lagopus strain Blue_001 chromosome 21, ASM1834538v1, whole genome shotgun sequence contains the following:
- the LOC121479824 gene encoding gametocyte-specific factor 1-like, translated to METEALEICPYDPSHRMPVSRLQYHLASCRKKNPKIAKKMANCKYNACHVVPIKRLKEHEVNCVNRTAVDDGQKN